The Ktedonobacteraceae bacterium genome has a window encoding:
- a CDS encoding amino acid permease: protein MQSESASSTSSSLYVRQSSGLVREASVIDAIIFNAVFSAPVGATLAFGIFYALGSFPGADLVLALLIAFLVNIPVCIMMSMMASAMPRTGGDYVWISRILHPAVAVFSNFSAAVSALIGAAFWARSFAVLAVGPALAVLGAVTQNNSLINAGNAVSGSDTVGQWWTFGLGLLLIIILAVAMSAGTKASFRVQNVCWTIASLGTFLAFIALLISSNASFIANFNAFARPFTHSANSFQAIETAASKIGFVFTGGHQFSSTLPVIAIIMTFMMWNWWSVYIAGELKSAGKLRRQVSIMIGALVWDSLFMIIGVLLLYRSATEQFIASINALAGTTTYPLPVLPYYNLMASIAANNSVFALLIAVSFVFWNLPAMFPNTFMPVRTIFAWSFDRILPGKLSEVSERTHAPVPAIITASLIVTAILIWSVLSSSFATLLSMGVLAGVVTILCVSVAAIVFPLRRPDLFKNSPANVRIAGIPLLPVVAVLSIAVMIGLAYLVLSYQSLGIATPQLGPLPGFIFMGALIVIGLVIFYVARFVRARQGVNLDLIYSELPPE from the coding sequence ATGCAATCAGAATCTGCATCTTCCACGTCCTCATCCCTCTATGTGCGGCAATCATCGGGTCTTGTTCGTGAAGCATCGGTGATAGACGCTATTATTTTCAACGCGGTCTTCTCTGCGCCTGTGGGGGCGACCCTGGCTTTCGGTATTTTCTACGCGCTGGGATCGTTCCCTGGAGCCGACCTGGTGCTGGCGTTGCTGATCGCTTTCCTGGTCAATATTCCTGTCTGCATCATGATGTCGATGATGGCATCGGCTATGCCTCGCACCGGCGGCGACTACGTGTGGATCAGCCGTATCTTGCATCCGGCAGTTGCCGTGTTCAGCAATTTTTCTGCGGCGGTCTCCGCCTTGATTGGCGCGGCCTTCTGGGCGCGCTCTTTCGCGGTGCTGGCGGTCGGCCCGGCCTTGGCAGTGCTGGGCGCGGTCACGCAAAACAATAGCCTGATTAACGCGGGCAATGCTGTGAGCGGTAGCGATACCGTCGGCCAGTGGTGGACATTCGGGCTTGGTCTGCTGTTAATTATTATTCTCGCGGTGGCTATGTCAGCCGGAACGAAAGCATCGTTCCGCGTACAGAATGTGTGCTGGACGATTGCTAGCCTGGGCACCTTCCTGGCGTTTATCGCCCTGCTGATAAGCTCAAATGCGAGCTTCATCGCCAACTTCAATGCCTTTGCGCGGCCATTTACGCACAGTGCGAATTCCTTTCAAGCCATCGAGACCGCTGCCTCTAAGATTGGCTTTGTTTTCACTGGCGGGCATCAATTCTCCTCGACCCTGCCGGTCATTGCCATTATTATGACCTTCATGATGTGGAACTGGTGGTCGGTCTATATCGCCGGAGAACTCAAATCTGCCGGGAAGCTGCGCCGCCAGGTTTCTATCATGATTGGTGCGCTGGTGTGGGACTCGCTTTTTATGATTATTGGCGTATTGCTTCTCTACCGTAGCGCGACCGAGCAATTTATCGCCAGCATCAATGCCCTGGCAGGCACTACTACCTATCCGCTGCCGGTGCTGCCTTACTACAACTTGATGGCGAGTATCGCGGCCAACAATAGCGTCTTCGCGCTACTGATCGCGGTGAGCTTTGTCTTCTGGAACCTGCCGGCCATGTTTCCCAATACGTTTATGCCCGTGCGCACGATTTTCGCCTGGTCTTTCGACCGCATTCTGCCCGGCAAGCTTTCGGAGGTGAGCGAGCGCACGCACGCGCCGGTTCCGGCCATCATTACTGCTTCGCTGATTGTCACAGCCATCTTGATCTGGTCGGTACTCTCAAGTTCGTTCGCCACGCTGCTCTCTATGGGTGTGCTGGCCGGAGTGGTGACCATTCTTTGTGTGAGCGTGGCGGCGATTGTGTTTCCTCTACGCCGTCCCGACCTGTTTAAAAACTCGCCGGCGAATGTGAGGATTGCGGGTATTCCGCTGCTGCCCGTAGTTGCGGTACTATCTATAGCGGTGATGATTGGTCTGGCGTACCTGGTGCTTTCTTACCAGTCACTTGGCATTGCTACGCCTCAATTGGGGCCGCTGCCGGGCTTCATCTTTATGGGAGCTCTCATCGTAATCGGCCTGGTGATCTTCTATGTGGCGCGTTTTGTGAGGGCGCGGCAAGGAGTGAATCTCGACCTCATTTACAGCGAACTGCCGCCCGAGTAA
- a CDS encoding ROK family protein yields the protein MNTSRLTGALDIGGTKILAGLIDQQGDLLARRRIETLATRGAEEVIARAGAILNELLWEVGADVVALQAIGCSVPGPLDSKSGTVIFSPNLAWRDVPFVELLHRQFDVPIAIDDDAHCAALAEWHLGAARGTHSAVYVTISTGIGSGIIIDGRLYSGAHGFAGEVGHITLDRNGPPCSCGNAGCFEAVASGSAIAARAREAVMSGQKTILSAFHENPALLTASEVMQATAAGDAVAGQIIETAGDFLGLGLAAVASAFDPQIIVVGGAVVQANDRLLAHARAAFVARAIPPLGSLVSIVPAVLGDESALRGAALLVTARMEEASHV from the coding sequence ATGAACACGTCCCGGCTCACCGGCGCGCTGGATATCGGCGGCACAAAAATTCTGGCGGGTCTGATCGACCAGCAAGGAGATTTGCTGGCACGGCGACGCATTGAGACGCTGGCAACACGTGGAGCGGAAGAGGTCATCGCACGTGCTGGAGCCATATTGAATGAATTGCTGTGGGAAGTTGGGGCAGATGTAGTGGCACTGCAAGCCATCGGATGCAGCGTGCCGGGACCACTGGATAGCAAGAGTGGTACTGTCATCTTCTCGCCTAATCTCGCCTGGCGCGACGTGCCGTTCGTTGAACTGCTCCATCGCCAGTTTGATGTTCCCATTGCTATCGACGATGACGCGCATTGTGCAGCCCTGGCTGAGTGGCATCTGGGAGCAGCCCGCGGAACCCATTCTGCCGTCTATGTGACAATCAGTACAGGCATCGGGTCGGGCATAATTATCGATGGCAGGCTCTATAGTGGAGCACACGGCTTTGCCGGTGAGGTGGGACATATCACGCTCGACAGAAATGGGCCACCCTGCTCCTGCGGCAATGCTGGCTGTTTTGAGGCTGTAGCTTCCGGCTCAGCCATCGCGGCAAGGGCAAGGGAGGCAGTAATGAGCGGCCAGAAGACAATACTGTCGGCATTCCACGAGAATCCCGCCCTACTCACCGCTAGCGAGGTGATGCAGGCGACGGCAGCAGGCGATGCCGTAGCAGGGCAGATCATCGAAACGGCAGGGGATTTTTTAGGTCTTGGATTAGCAGCGGTGGCATCCGCTTTTGACCCCCAGATTATCGTCGTGGGCGGTGCTGTGGTGCAAGCAAATGACCGATTGTTGGCACACGCCCGAGCAGCCTTTGTAGCACGCGCTATCCCGCCGCTCGGCTCACTGGTCTCCATCGTTCCAGCGGTGTTGGGGGACGAGAGCGCACTGCGCGGAGCAGCCCTGCTGGTTACGGCGCGGATGGAGGAGGCAAGCCATGTTTGA
- a CDS encoding iron-containing alcohol dehydrogenase, translating to MFEHIPVDLLQRAMQPSLVYGHNILVETARQIQQDSTGGICAILTQPEPWTSAREQFTDFNAARVIYLHSMEQEELAQMERMLPAIGMVMGIGGGQAMDAAKYVAWKRGIPLMLAPTIISVDAAVTNTIAVRAGSRVRYIGFVVADAIAVDFEVISKAPADLNRAGIGDLLSIHTALWDWQHGSNDYDPLVAGQVRTILDGLDEWAEAISRCDEEALRYIMESFVCENTLCLQTGSSRPEEGSEHFLAYNIEYITGQGYVHGQLICLCTYVMARLQENRVQWVRQLIERVRCPWRLHELGISREAFTHALLTLRHYTEAEAFPSSVITLRQITPEFAGQVASECE from the coding sequence ATGTTTGAACACATTCCCGTCGATCTGCTGCAACGCGCCATGCAGCCATCGTTGGTCTACGGACACAACATTCTGGTGGAGACAGCACGCCAGATACAGCAGGATTCCACCGGTGGCATTTGTGCCATCTTGACACAGCCTGAACCCTGGACCAGTGCCCGCGAGCAATTTACCGATTTCAATGCGGCGCGGGTAATCTACCTGCATTCGATGGAACAGGAGGAACTGGCGCAGATGGAGCGTATGCTGCCTGCAATCGGGATGGTGATGGGCATTGGTGGCGGACAGGCGATGGACGCGGCGAAATACGTAGCCTGGAAACGCGGCATCCCCCTGATGCTCGCTCCAACCATTATTTCTGTCGACGCGGCAGTGACAAATACGATTGCGGTGCGAGCAGGCAGCCGCGTGCGCTATATTGGCTTCGTAGTGGCCGATGCCATTGCCGTCGACTTCGAGGTCATCAGCAAAGCTCCAGCAGACCTCAACCGGGCAGGCATTGGCGATTTGCTCTCCATTCACACGGCGCTCTGGGACTGGCAGCATGGCAGCAATGATTACGATCCCCTGGTTGCAGGACAGGTCCGCACCATCCTGGATGGACTGGATGAATGGGCCGAAGCCATCTCGCGCTGTGACGAGGAGGCGTTGCGCTATATCATGGAAAGCTTTGTGTGCGAGAATACCCTTTGCCTGCAAACGGGAAGCAGCCGACCGGAGGAAGGCTCCGAACATTTTCTTGCGTACAACATCGAATACATCACAGGGCAGGGCTATGTTCACGGGCAACTCATCTGTCTCTGCACCTACGTCATGGCGAGATTACAGGAGAACCGGGTGCAGTGGGTGAGACAGCTGATCGAGCGGGTACGCTGTCCCTGGCGGCTTCATGAACTGGGTATCAGCCGCGAAGCATTCACCCATGCGCTGCTGACGCTGCGGCACTATACAGAAGCCGAAGCATTTCCCTCGAGCGTGATTACCCTGCGACAGATCACGCCCGAGTTTGCCGGGCAAGTTGCTTCTGAGTGTGAGTAA
- a CDS encoding nucleotidyltransferase family protein — translation MKPEPDTDTSSSHDEKPPTLEAGQEEAQRLIALAQEKGITLRALGGVAIQLCCPHASHRALNRSYADLDFVVGSKQTRALTSLLTANGYSANRRFNALHGEKRLLFYDEPRSRQVDIFVGSFEMCHKLSLDQRLHLHPLTLSPADLLLTKLQIVQLNTKDIQDVLALLLDFPPVESSRQPGEELDVSIITRLCGQDWGWFTTVNDNFEQIKAHATELLEPEEAALVNERIETIRRLMEEAPKSTGWRIRALAGRRIAWYELPEEVNR, via the coding sequence ATGAAACCAGAACCCGATACTGATACCAGCAGTTCGCATGACGAAAAACCTCCGACGCTTGAGGCGGGGCAGGAAGAGGCGCAACGTTTGATTGCGCTGGCACAAGAGAAAGGAATTACGCTGCGCGCGCTGGGCGGTGTTGCCATACAGCTGTGCTGCCCGCATGCTAGCCATCGTGCGCTCAATCGCAGCTATGCTGATCTTGATTTTGTCGTGGGCAGCAAGCAGACTCGCGCTCTTACCAGCCTTTTGACCGCTAACGGCTACTCAGCCAATCGTCGTTTCAACGCCCTGCATGGCGAAAAACGGCTGCTCTTTTATGATGAGCCGAGATCGCGGCAGGTGGATATCTTCGTGGGCAGTTTCGAGATGTGCCACAAGCTGTCGCTCGACCAGCGCCTCCACCTCCATCCCTTGACGCTCAGCCCCGCTGATCTGCTATTGACCAAGCTTCAGATCGTGCAATTGAATACGAAGGATATCCAGGATGTACTCGCGCTGCTGCTCGATTTCCCGCCTGTAGAATCCTCAAGGCAGCCGGGCGAAGAATTGGATGTGAGCATCATAACGCGGTTGTGCGGACAAGACTGGGGCTGGTTTACAACAGTAAATGACAACTTCGAGCAGATAAAAGCACATGCAACCGAGTTGCTGGAGCCTGAAGAAGCTGCACTTGTGAATGAGCGTATCGAGACGATCCGGCGTCTGATGGAGGAGGCGCCGAAATCCACGGGCTGGCGTATACGCGCGCTAGCGGGTCGGCGTATTGCCTGGTACGAGCTGCCGGAAGAGGTCAACCGCTGA
- a CDS encoding APC family permease, translated as MANTIESGRPAAAVFVRQATGLVRELSWVDTFIMVFAILNIPLGLSEVAAFATGTSTFPAANMPLAFIFSAPAMLTIGMVYALFTAAMPRSGGDYVWASRVLHPAIGFGVNFFVTFILLSSAGLNSLLMATWFLPPVFHIIGLDNVAAFCADTTGYGAVTVGTVVTLILLGVFLLGLRRVRQIMFGLFTFIMLGTIFWLILLFASSHSDFVSLFNASQGNGAYAAVLATAAKNGYKILPAAVFFNTFQAVIYAFQSYNGFQSSGYFSGEIKQAPSSVMRAMLTALICGAIGFSLGMLAIYHYYGQDFIGSLATNGLAFPNSNALPFPAVMPALGLFVTTNPIVHMIIALTFLAAIFWIQPPAVLIGTRNLFAWSFDRLLPGRLADVNERLHSPVIATVIVAIVIELFTLITIKTNYFGQLLGLAAFSALVGIIISFAAVIFPFRRPDIFEKAPGFVRARFLGVPAISIWGALSMIVNGVLCYIAFTSPAFGGSSNVLDPTFLKGVFFTALGIIIPALLYFVSRFINRSTRQLDIAQAYKDIPPE; from the coding sequence ATGGCAAATACAATCGAAAGCGGCAGGCCAGCGGCAGCGGTCTTTGTCCGCCAGGCGACAGGACTGGTACGCGAACTCTCGTGGGTTGATACGTTCATCATGGTGTTCGCGATTCTGAACATTCCACTCGGGCTGTCGGAGGTGGCAGCATTCGCGACGGGAACCTCAACTTTTCCGGCGGCGAACATGCCCCTGGCGTTCATCTTCTCTGCTCCCGCCATGCTCACCATTGGCATGGTCTATGCCCTGTTTACTGCCGCCATGCCCCGCTCCGGCGGCGACTATGTCTGGGCCAGCCGGGTGTTGCACCCGGCCATCGGCTTCGGGGTCAACTTCTTCGTCACCTTTATTCTGCTTTCCAGCGCCGGCCTCAACAGCCTGCTGATGGCAACCTGGTTCTTGCCCCCGGTTTTCCACATCATCGGACTGGACAATGTGGCGGCATTCTGCGCCGATACTACCGGCTATGGCGCCGTCACGGTTGGTACGGTTGTCACGTTAATCCTGCTGGGCGTCTTTCTGCTCGGCCTGCGGCGCGTGCGCCAGATTATGTTCGGGCTGTTCACCTTCATCATGCTCGGCACGATTTTCTGGCTCATCCTGCTCTTTGCCTCCTCGCACAGCGATTTTGTCTCGCTGTTCAACGCCAGTCAAGGCAATGGAGCTTACGCGGCAGTGCTCGCTACGGCAGCGAAGAATGGCTACAAAATCCTGCCCGCTGCGGTGTTCTTCAACACCTTCCAGGCCGTTATTTACGCCTTCCAGAGCTACAACGGCTTCCAGAGCTCTGGCTACTTCAGCGGTGAAATCAAGCAGGCTCCCTCCTCGGTGATGCGGGCGATGCTGACCGCGTTGATCTGTGGGGCCATCGGATTCAGCCTGGGCATGCTCGCCATCTACCATTACTACGGGCAGGATTTTATCGGCTCGCTGGCTACCAATGGACTGGCCTTCCCTAACTCCAATGCATTGCCTTTCCCGGCGGTAATGCCCGCCCTCGGCCTGTTCGTGACCACGAACCCAATTGTCCATATGATTATTGCCCTGACGTTCCTGGCCGCCATCTTCTGGATTCAGCCCCCGGCGGTGCTGATCGGCACGCGCAACCTCTTCGCCTGGTCATTCGACCGGCTGCTACCAGGCAGGCTGGCCGATGTGAACGAGCGACTCCACTCCCCGGTCATCGCGACGGTGATTGTAGCTATCGTCATCGAACTGTTCACCCTGATTACGATCAAGACGAACTACTTCGGGCAGTTGCTTGGCCTGGCAGCCTTCAGCGCGCTGGTCGGGATTATCATCTCCTTCGCGGCGGTGATCTTTCCTTTCCGCCGGCCAGACATCTTCGAGAAAGCTCCGGGTTTCGTGCGTGCTCGTTTTCTAGGCGTACCGGCCATCTCGATCTGGGGGGCGCTCTCGATGATTGTGAACGGTGTGCTCTGCTACATCGCTTTCACCTCCCCGGCTTTCGGTGGTAGCTCGAACGTGCTTGACCCGACTTTCTTGAAAGGTGTCTTCTTCACTGCTCTTGGCATCATTATTCCCGCCCTGCTCTACTTCGTGTCGCGCTTCATCAATAGGAGCACCCGGCAGCTGGATATAGCGCAGGCGTATAAGGATATTCCGCCAGAATAG
- a CDS encoding iron-containing alcohol dehydrogenase, producing MSLLEQLQHANVKHLEFGRGLVHGLGSQFGRYVVTSMPVPWGLVKGQIGAQPVKVIDVQDMELEHAKQIEQIAPSCDAVVAVGGGQAMDMGKYIAWKRGCPLITIPTIVSTNAYVTQAVGVRNNGRVEYIGAVTPELVVVDYDLIRTAPAELNIAGCGDILSIHTASFDWKLAYDVGQEPQGYVPEAVERARGLIRRLDEAAEEIRTLSDEGIRTIVECYLEINDICIPLGHYRAEEGPEHFFAYNVEYLTRRTFVHGWIVGLGIQLMSQLQENAPEEIEAIMQRVGLPHSPRANGLSRADVITALKTLRERTLADERWYGIIHQRGITPDFIERVTASLDF from the coding sequence ATGTCTCTACTCGAACAGTTACAACATGCTAATGTCAAACACCTGGAATTCGGGCGCGGCCTCGTTCATGGTCTCGGTTCGCAGTTTGGACGCTATGTCGTCACCAGTATGCCCGTTCCCTGGGGACTGGTCAAGGGGCAGATCGGCGCGCAGCCGGTGAAGGTGATTGACGTACAGGATATGGAGCTGGAACATGCCAAGCAGATCGAGCAAATAGCGCCCTCGTGCGATGCTGTCGTTGCCGTTGGCGGTGGACAGGCAATGGATATGGGCAAGTACATCGCGTGGAAACGGGGCTGCCCACTGATCACTATTCCCACGATAGTTTCCACCAATGCCTATGTCACGCAGGCGGTAGGAGTGCGCAACAATGGCCGCGTGGAGTATATCGGCGCAGTCACACCCGAACTGGTAGTGGTCGATTACGACCTGATTCGTACAGCACCTGCCGAACTCAATATTGCCGGATGCGGTGATATCCTCTCCATTCACACAGCCTCATTCGATTGGAAGCTGGCCTATGATGTGGGGCAGGAACCGCAAGGCTATGTGCCGGAGGCTGTGGAACGCGCACGGGGGCTCATCCGGCGGCTAGATGAAGCGGCGGAAGAGATTCGCACCCTCAGTGATGAGGGCATTCGCACCATTGTCGAATGTTACCTGGAAATTAACGATATCTGTATTCCCCTCGGCCACTACCGGGCTGAAGAAGGGCCAGAGCATTTCTTTGCCTACAACGTCGAGTATCTGACACGGCGCACGTTTGTGCATGGTTGGATTGTCGGTCTGGGCATTCAGTTGATGAGCCAGCTCCAGGAAAATGCCCCTGAAGAGATCGAGGCCATTATGCAACGTGTAGGCTTGCCGCATTCTCCCCGCGCCAACGGGCTGAGCCGCGCCGATGTCATCACTGCCTTGAAGACGTTGCGCGAACGCACACTGGCAGATGAGCGCTGGTACGGCATCATTCACCAGCGCGGCATCACCCCCGATTTCATCGAGCGCGTCACGGCTTCCCTGGATTTTTGA
- a CDS encoding FGGY-family carbohydrate kinase — MIARYVLGIDVGTTALKAIALEREQGIVAQVELPHELRSPHPGWAEEDPEQWWATCCEACRRLLQVVPPRAIEAIGISGMVPALLLLDASGTPLRPGIQQNDVRAIQEVEELRAAVDPREFLRITGGVPNQQSIDTKWRWLGRHEPQVVEQTAHMCGSYDFIVYRLTGHYSLEENWAVESGLYDVTRHRWHRPYLEHAGIDPALLPPVHAPVEIVAGVSEEAARLTGLLSGTPVVAGSADHVAAALAAGLTQSGDVLLKFGGAGDILYCDARPDPDPHFYFDYHDIPGLTLINGCMAASGSLVKWFAKELAGGTSPQELDSEAQLVEPGAGGIVVLPYFLGEKTPIFDPAARGVFAGVMLHHTRAHLYRAVLEAVCYGFAHHLTLLKEAGRPIRHVVAADGGSRSALWMQIAADVVDLPVQVVAGQAASALGAAYVAAMGVGMCTDWSDIARFITRGPVYFPQISAVQRYRKGFALYRDLYTRLQTYLPELGQLDY; from the coding sequence ATGATTGCTCGCTATGTGCTGGGTATCGATGTTGGTACAACTGCTCTGAAGGCGATTGCCTTAGAGCGCGAACAGGGTATCGTGGCGCAGGTCGAATTACCCCATGAGTTGCGTTCTCCTCATCCTGGCTGGGCGGAAGAAGATCCAGAACAATGGTGGGCAACTTGCTGCGAAGCCTGTCGTCGCCTGCTTCAAGTAGTTCCGCCGCGAGCCATCGAGGCGATAGGAATCTCCGGGATGGTGCCTGCTCTGCTCCTGCTCGATGCCTCTGGTACTCCACTGCGGCCCGGCATTCAGCAAAATGATGTGCGCGCGATTCAGGAGGTCGAAGAGTTACGTGCCGCCGTGGACCCGCGAGAATTTCTGCGCATCACTGGAGGTGTTCCGAATCAGCAAAGCATTGATACGAAGTGGCGCTGGCTGGGGCGGCATGAGCCTCAAGTTGTCGAACAGACTGCGCATATGTGTGGCTCGTATGACTTCATCGTCTACAGGCTCACCGGTCATTACTCACTGGAGGAGAACTGGGCTGTCGAAAGCGGCCTGTATGACGTAACGCGGCACCGTTGGCATCGACCCTACCTGGAACACGCCGGCATCGATCCCGCCCTGTTGCCCCCTGTACATGCGCCGGTGGAAATTGTGGCCGGGGTAAGCGAAGAGGCCGCACGATTGACGGGCCTCCTCAGCGGCACTCCTGTAGTCGCAGGTAGCGCCGACCATGTAGCGGCAGCGCTGGCAGCGGGGCTTACCCAGAGCGGCGATGTTTTGCTGAAATTTGGCGGCGCCGGCGATATCTTGTATTGCGATGCGCGCCCCGACCCCGATCCACATTTCTACTTTGACTATCACGATATTCCAGGCCTGACGCTGATTAACGGTTGTATGGCCGCTAGTGGCTCGCTGGTCAAGTGGTTTGCTAAAGAGCTGGCCGGTGGCACATCTCCACAGGAGCTGGATAGCGAGGCGCAGCTGGTAGAGCCGGGCGCGGGCGGAATTGTCGTTTTGCCCTATTTCCTGGGGGAGAAGACGCCCATTTTCGACCCGGCAGCGCGTGGTGTTTTCGCCGGCGTGATGTTACATCACACCCGCGCACATTTGTATCGTGCTGTACTGGAGGCAGTTTGTTACGGCTTCGCGCATCATTTGACGCTCCTGAAAGAAGCGGGACGGCCAATCCGCCATGTAGTGGCGGCTGATGGCGGGAGTCGCAGCGCGCTATGGATGCAAATAGCTGCTGATGTCGTAGATCTGCCCGTACAGGTAGTAGCAGGCCAGGCGGCTTCCGCTCTCGGAGCCGCGTACGTAGCCGCTATGGGGGTGGGTATGTGTACTGATTGGAGTGATATTGCTCGCTTTATCACGCGGGGGCCGGTTTATTTTCCGCAAATCAGTGCAGTGCAACGGTATCGCAAGGGTTTCGCACTATACCGGGACCTCTACACGCGTTTGCAAACCTATTTACCTGAACTCGGCCAGCTCGATTATTGA
- a CDS encoding BtpA/SgcQ family protein, translating into MSNVNGNDRADTSNRSLLETLFGQTKPVIAMMHLLPLPGRPLYDSKAGMAGIVDALRRDLDILQDGGVDGLLFCNEGDRPYRFHIDRAPIAAMAAVIGELRPHIRLPYGVDLLWDPLAAIAVAQAVQATFVREVFTGVYDSDMGLWQPDAAAALDYRRHIGAQQVRLFFNIEPEFARPVSPRPIGALAHSVVVSSLADAILISGAMAGAEVNLDHIREARAAVPGTPVLANTGVKIETVRDTLAVSDGVIVGTGLKYDGYTWNPVDAERVRRFMDEVRAARALSEAHP; encoded by the coding sequence ATGTCCAATGTGAATGGAAATGATCGCGCGGATACTTCAAATCGTTCGTTACTGGAAACCCTTTTCGGGCAGACAAAGCCGGTGATCGCGATGATGCACCTGCTGCCTCTGCCTGGGCGCCCACTTTATGACAGTAAAGCAGGAATGGCAGGCATAGTGGATGCGTTGAGGCGCGACCTGGATATCTTACAAGATGGCGGAGTGGATGGCCTGCTGTTTTGTAACGAGGGAGATCGCCCGTACAGATTTCATATTGATCGTGCGCCCATTGCCGCCATGGCAGCGGTCATTGGAGAATTGCGCCCGCATATCCGGCTTCCTTATGGCGTTGACCTTCTCTGGGACCCGCTGGCCGCCATCGCGGTAGCCCAGGCCGTGCAGGCAACATTTGTGCGCGAGGTCTTCACCGGCGTCTACGATAGCGATATGGGGTTGTGGCAACCGGATGCTGCCGCGGCGCTGGACTACCGGCGGCACATTGGCGCGCAACAGGTGCGCCTGTTTTTCAATATCGAGCCTGAGTTTGCGCGCCCTGTTTCGCCTCGCCCAATTGGTGCGCTGGCCCATAGCGTCGTTGTTTCTTCGCTGGCCGATGCCATTCTCATTTCGGGAGCCATGGCGGGCGCGGAAGTCAACCTCGATCATATTCGCGAGGCCAGGGCCGCTGTACCTGGTACGCCCGTGCTGGCCAATACCGGCGTGAAAATTGAAACAGTGCGTGACACCCTGGCCGTTTCCGATGGCGTCATCGTCGGCACAGGCCTGAAATACGACGGCTACACCTGGAATCCCGTCGATGCGGAGCGCGTTCGCCGTTTTATGGATGAAGTTCGTGCCGCGCGTGCTTTGAGTGAGGCACATCCATGA
- a CDS encoding neutral/alkaline non-lysosomal ceramidase N-terminal domain-containing protein — protein sequence METLQAGAARVVITPPIGVPLSGYFAAEGRKQTAQDVHDDLYARALVLKDGERTVAIVTTDLIGLDDEEVGAVRAIVERETGIAPEHLIVACTHTHSGPIVRPFPPSDLVPGQADEHYFRLLPRLIASAVIMAERRQRPARVGAGSGTCFININRREILPDGTLRGLPFLGRNPDGITDREVGVLRVDDATTGGVLAVLLSYACHPVVLGPNLEISADYVGYAVNFLERVLGGNAVAMFANGAQGDMNSIVHPGTYADAERLGTILGAEALQVALSTQTRDEVRIQTATRRTELPLNLAASPERQQEYIRFLEEEQRRFVAEGDERRAWDIEMRLAVARYRLYNREHLGQPYMPAEVTAFGLKGDGISVGLVSEPAELFCMYGMQAREHSPFATTLVLGLANGFIGYVPTPNIYTEGGYECEATQVAPEAGEQLCQTMIDALYAVYHLLS from the coding sequence ATGGAAACATTGCAAGCAGGCGCGGCACGCGTGGTCATCACGCCACCAATCGGAGTCCCACTTTCAGGGTATTTTGCGGCGGAGGGACGCAAGCAGACAGCGCAGGATGTGCATGACGACCTGTACGCCCGCGCCCTGGTACTCAAAGATGGCGAACGCACCGTTGCCATCGTGACAACCGACCTGATCGGCCTGGATGACGAGGAAGTGGGAGCAGTGCGCGCCATTGTCGAACGCGAAACCGGTATTGCGCCGGAGCATCTCATTGTTGCCTGCACGCATACGCACTCGGGGCCGATTGTTCGCCCTTTTCCGCCCAGCGACCTGGTGCCGGGGCAGGCAGACGAGCACTATTTTCGCCTGCTGCCACGCCTCATCGCTAGCGCGGTCATCATGGCAGAGCGCAGGCAGCGGCCGGCACGCGTGGGAGCAGGAAGCGGCACCTGCTTTATCAACATCAACCGGCGCGAGATCTTGCCGGATGGCACCTTGCGCGGCTTGCCATTTCTGGGCAGAAACCCCGATGGCATTACCGACCGCGAGGTGGGCGTGTTGCGGGTGGATGATGCTACGACAGGTGGCGTGTTGGCAGTTTTGCTCAGCTATGCCTGTCACCCGGTTGTGCTTGGCCCGAATCTCGAAATTTCCGCCGATTACGTTGGCTACGCCGTCAATTTTCTTGAACGGGTGCTGGGAGGAAATGCCGTGGCGATGTTCGCCAACGGAGCGCAGGGTGACATGAACTCCATTGTGCATCCGGGAACATATGCAGACGCCGAGCGGCTGGGAACGATTCTGGGCGCAGAGGCGCTTCAGGTGGCATTGAGCACACAGACCCGGGACGAGGTGCGTATTCAAACCGCGACGCGCCGCACGGAACTGCCGCTCAATCTCGCCGCCTCACCCGAACGACAACAGGAGTATATTCGCTTTCTGGAAGAGGAGCAGCGGCGCTTTGTGGCGGAAGGCGACGAGAGACGGGCCTGGGATATCGAGATGCGCCTGGCAGTGGCTCGCTACCGGCTCTACAATCGCGAGCACCTGGGGCAGCCCTATATGCCTGCTGAAGTCACGGCATTCGGGTTGAAAGGCGATGGTATCAGCGTAGGTCTCGTTTCAGAACCGGCAGAACTCTTCTGCATGTATGGTATGCAGGCGCGGGAGCATTCGCCGTTCGCTACGACGCTGGTACTCGGTCTGGCAAACGGCTTCATCGGCTACGTGCCAACGCCCAACATCTATACAGAAGGCGGCTATGAGTGCGAGGCCACACAGGTTGCGCCAGAGGCCGGCGAGCAGCTCTGTCAGACCATGATCGATGCACTTTATGCCGTTTATCACCTGTTATCCTGA